The Halovivax ruber XH-70 genome includes the window TCCGCACAGGGCCTCCTCGAGGGAGAGAGTGCGACCTTCAGCTACGTCCTCCTCGGCGCGCTCACCTTCGCGATGGTGCTCATGTACGCCACCTATCGCTACACCGAGCGCGTCAACGCGACCATCGACTCGACGGCACTCGCCGCCCTCGCCGCCGACTGCCGGAACGATATCTACACGACGATCGCCGCCTTCGTCGGGATCTTCGGGCTCATGATCGGCTACGAACCGCTCGATCCGATCGCCGGCGGCCTCGTGAGTTTCCTGGTCGTCTATCAGGGCGTCTCGATCGCGCGTGAAAACGTCGGCTACCTGGCCGGCGCCGCCGCCCCGGCTGACCACCGCGCCGAGATCACGGACCGACTCCGAGAACACCCCGCCGTCGAAGGGGTTCACGACCTCGTCGTCTACTACGACGGCACGGTCCTCGAAGTCGAGGCACACGTCGAAGTCGACGGCGGGCTGACGCTCAGAGAGGCCCACGAAATCGAGACAGACCTCGTCGAGCGCGTCCGCGCCCTCGAAGCAGTCGGCGACACGCACATCCACCTCGATCCATCGGGGATGGGCGAGTGGAAAGACGCGACCGACGGCGGGTGGACGGCGGAAGAGTCTCCGCATCCCGGTCGCTCCTGACCAGCTGGTACCGGCCTGGCCACCGACCGGCGCGCCGACGGGCGATGCGAAACCGGTCAGCCGATCGGACACCGACGGTCCGGTGACCGCAGGGCATTTCTTCAGTCCGTGCCTCTCGTCGGGCATGAGCGAGGAGTCCGACGGTGACCCCGCGGACGCGGACGAACCCACCGTCAACATTAGCGGTGGCGCCAGCGGCGGTGGTGCGGCCGCGACGTTCGATCCGGGGACGGCCGACTCCCGGGCGGAGCGGGTCGTGGATCGCCTCGGCGAACTGTACTGGCAGAAGACCTACGGCGGGCAGGACGCCTTCACCTGCCTCGTCCGAACGATTCTGAGCCAGAACACCAGCGACGTGGCGAGCCAACCGGCCCACGACGCGTTGATCGAGCGGTACGGGCCCGACGGCGGGGAGGCCGACGAAAACGGCCACGAGGGGGCAACCGACGGCGAGACGGAATCCACATCCGATCTCGCGGCAACGTTGGCCGATGCCGATCGCGAAGAAATCGCCGAGACGATCAGCGCTGCCGGACTCTACAACCAGAAGTCCCGGATGATCCAGGAAGCGGCCGAGTGGGTTCGCACGGAGTTCGGAACGGCACCCGCGTTCGACGCGTACGTCAGAGAAACGGCGCCGGCCACGGTCAGAGACGAACTCCTGTCCGTCCACGGCGTCGGGCCGAAGACAGCCGACTGCGTGTTGCTCTTCGCCGGTGGGCAGGACGGAGTCTATCCCGTCGATACACACGTCCACCGGATCAGCCGCCGGCTCGGCATCGCCCCACCCGAAGCGGGTCACGAGGGCGTCCGCGAAGCGCTCGAAACGACCGTCCCGGGCCCAAAATGCGGCTTCGGTCACACGGCGATGATCCAGTTCGGTCGCGAGTACTGCACTGCTCGCAAACCAGCGTGCCTCGATGGCACCGAGGCCTGTCCGCTCGCCGGGGAGTGCGATCGGGTCGGCGTCGATATCGAGGCTCAGTCTGTGGTCGATCCAGCAGAGGCGGACTGACGCAGGGTCGGGTTCTGCCACCGCAACGGAACGGCTGCCGTCCCCACGCTAGTACCGGTGTCGCACCGCGGTACTGACCGTTCCTAGCCGCCAATCGGCTCCTCACCGCTTCCAGCGCGCGCCTTCAGCCGAGCAGAAAACTCGGAGAGGTTCATCGCGGCTGCACAGTCCGGGCAGCAAAATCGCTCCGCGGTCTGGTAGTCGCGCGAAAGCGCGGTCGGTGGCTGGGAGACGAGCCGAAAGAGCCGCGCCGGTGCCACGTCGCGATCACACCGATAGCACTCCCGGTCGTGAGTCGAATCGCCGGGCCCGTCGCTCGTCCGCTCGACGGATTTCATCCGAGTACCCCGCAGTCCGACAGTTCGAACTGATCGAAGCGACTCGGCCCCCCATCCCCGAAAACGAAGGTGAACGACGGGTAGCGATACGACTCTCTAGGCAACGGGCGTGCGAGACCTTTTTGTCTCGATGGTGTCTTTCGGAACATGGCTGACGAAAACCCCACATAGGGTTTCGGAAGCCACGTCTCGGGTGCCTAAACACCCGGGGCATTTCTACCCCAATCGAGTCCGTGGCTTCCGTGTGTATTATTGACTCGATGTATAATATAGTTACTGGTTGTGGTGTGAAAACAATAGTGGATGGCGAAGTGAACCCGCCAGGCCTCACTTCGGTAGCCCTGCCCAGTGGTTCGATCGGGTAATTCGATTTACTACAGGCGCTCGAATGTGTAGCGGTCGGGACTCACTGCTAGAGACGATCGTAACGTTACTCGTCCTCAGCCGCATGTCGAGCAGGTGACTCCTGTAGAAGGAGTAATCCCAGTCTCCGATCGGTCGATCAGACTGGACAACCATGGCTACCCGGTATTACCCGCCCTCGCACCAATATGCCCACCCCAATAGTTTAGAAAACAAAACACATCGGCAAAAACACTTTTTATAGTAAAGGGAAGATCCGTATCCGGATGTCGAAAGCAAAATCAGCAGGCGGGGGACCGGGAAGTTTCGAACAATCGGGCACGGGACGGGAACAATACCTTTTCGATGGTGAAGATGTGCTGATCGATGCACGACCGGCGTGGACCGCGTGGATGGTCCACCTCGTCGTCGCGATCGTCGCCGGTCTCGGCGGGCTCCTCGCCGACGAATCCGGGATGCAGCTCTTCGGCATCTTGATCGCGGCGGCGATCGTCGGCTACGTCTGGTTTCAGCGCAAGAAAGTCCGGTATCTCGTGACCGACAGGCGAATTCTCGTCGTAACGGGAATCAGTTCCAGATCGACGAACGAGGCCTGGATGGTCGACGTCCGCGGCATGCAGACCGGCGCCTCGTTCATGGAGCGACTGCTCGGGCACGGCCACATCACGGTCTCGACCGATATCCTCTCCCAGGGATCACTGCTCGCCAGCCGGCTGAACGGGATGACTCTCGGCGGCATCAGTAACTACGAGGATGTCGCCGCTGTGATCAGAAAGCGACAGGCCCAGGAAAAGCACTAGCGTCGTACGGCGGCTTCGAGACCGAGCGAATTACAGGAACCGGAACGTCTCCAGATTTTTCGGCGCGAACGTCCGCATGTTGTAGTCGTGGTACAGCGCCGAGGAGAGGTCCTGCACGGACCGTTCGTCCCCGTGGACACAGAGGACTTTCTCCGGGCGCGGGTTCATCGTCTTCACGAAGTTCTCGAGGCCGG containing:
- a CDS encoding cation diffusion facilitator family transporter; this encodes MSEAVDRRRFARAAWVNVLGNAAKIVVEGIAGLAFGSVALLADAAHSVGDLVASVVVLVWGDTRFQDPDDTHPHGHARIEPLTALFVGATIVVLGGSLLLESAQGLLEGESATFSYVLLGALTFAMVLMYATYRYTERVNATIDSTALAALAADCRNDIYTTIAAFVGIFGLMIGYEPLDPIAGGLVSFLVVYQGVSIARENVGYLAGAAAPADHRAEITDRLREHPAVEGVHDLVVYYDGTVLEVEAHVEVDGGLTLREAHEIETDLVERVRALEAVGDTHIHLDPSGMGEWKDATDGGWTAEESPHPGRS
- a CDS encoding endonuclease III domain-containing protein, encoding MSEESDGDPADADEPTVNISGGASGGGAAATFDPGTADSRAERVVDRLGELYWQKTYGGQDAFTCLVRTILSQNTSDVASQPAHDALIERYGPDGGEADENGHEGATDGETESTSDLAATLADADREEIAETISAAGLYNQKSRMIQEAAEWVRTEFGTAPAFDAYVRETAPATVRDELLSVHGVGPKTADCVLLFAGGQDGVYPVDTHVHRISRRLGIAPPEAGHEGVREALETTVPGPKCGFGHTAMIQFGREYCTARKPACLDGTEACPLAGECDRVGVDIEAQSVVDPAEAD
- a CDS encoding PH domain-containing protein, which produces MLIDARPAWTAWMVHLVVAIVAGLGGLLADESGMQLFGILIAAAIVGYVWFQRKKVRYLVTDRRILVVTGISSRSTNEAWMVDVRGMQTGASFMERLLGHGHITVSTDILSQGSLLASRLNGMTLGGISNYEDVAAVIRKRQAQEKH